One Aethina tumida isolate Nest 87 chromosome 5, icAetTumi1.1, whole genome shotgun sequence genomic window carries:
- the LOC109600064 gene encoding uncharacterized protein LOC109600064 isoform X9, protein MYPFSGFMSSNSPQASNYFSRPSAQNQRSRSTAPCPGCRTQLPSPLEASNCHSDELTCQNSQSPASDSDFTELFMDCDCSCPTDSSYAAETSQTSVTSKCYSDNSLPYRRPGNSSQTMKVTKISRCRKPGCPSSLHRAPQTDCPEGPNQTTRTSSGSFLPNFSNYMTSEQNSEMCPCPPPQCESMPRGPRGVSPLQSAFTSRNPKHSSPRSAVMPSYPNVTQQCPAMPRHPNAVNFQQSSAMLRGPYNSVPGGSVGMTRRPNAASSQQNSAMPRCPNAVSTEDNDFLPRCPGCMGSPQSEDSSDYPNNINATSRSRTLPVCPNTHLAAPGYPGASRYPGVANTSISTTMPLSSRNAVPQRCPGDESATQGIPRSRCKIPACPRNLVAMTCPGAVNTSINTTMHLPSGNADPQIYPGDESTNQRIPRSRCKMPACPRNAVAMTCPGAVSVPQSEVMPSHSNHVPTGSVAPKCHISACPKNVASQRGPNQPVLSNAILNTVPMDSVMPKCHIPACPKNVATQRGPNQPVSNDGILNTVPMDSVTPKCHIPACPKNIATQRGPNPPVPSNVILNTVPMDSVTPKCHIPACPKNVATQRGPNQVPMDSVTPKCHIPACPKNVATQRGPNQPVPNNGILNTVPMDSVMPKCHIPTCPKNIATQRGPNQPMPSNLILNTVPMDSVTPRCHIPACPKNIATQRGLNQVPMESVTPKCHIPTCPKNVTTQRGLNQIPMDSITPQCHIPRCAKSVATQGISNQMPMDSNTPQFHIPTCPINIATQGVSNQIPMDSIRPQCHIPTCPKNVATQKGPNQPGPNNAVINKCPKSMNLLPLHQTSANATPESTVKSEAPLDASSKSNVPWCECRLPNDAGTMTGVDSKCPFYDETGDRKHENWIPSAAKKSCLRRNKSSNKRICFELEDTIINKIQYKNVKCLCPEEIESLVILEAKDCDIFSHIANTYLPLNPGNFAAKKKLQELRLQNLHTFYQSMFTSLPAPSADAVQHEQSPEVLANFMHLLEQQIDPVLPPQVQFNHLFDSSNSSGIGGGGDSIYLSSVADGHYQDVVVPLDGPTNPKIGLFTKEFRDVSIRFKNLGEGDAPSDDIFDSIKWNDFDIEKLNKTFADDTFTNDDFYTARNLGAEPIKMLDVADQPEELKKDMQSGIQYFVEACTPQYISRVQLRGHNPPTWFPGFYFSCTDTKEPIEVLRSPSQAFLRAWSVSDPRCFDECSVITL, encoded by the exons ATGTATCCTTTCAGTGGG TTTATGTCATCCAATTCACCACAAGCCAGCAAC TATTTCTCAAGACCATCCGCACAAAATCAAAGAAGTCGTTCGACTGCGCCATGTCCTGGTTGCAGAACG CAGTTACCGTCGCCATTAGAAGCATCAAATTGTCATTCAGATGAG ttaacTTGTCAGAACTCTCAAAGTCCA GCCTCTGATTCTGACTTCACTGAATtg tttatGGATTGTGATTGTTCGTGTCCAACTGATTCATCTTATGCTGcagaa ACTTCCCAAACTTCCGTGACCAGTAAATGTTACTCT GATAATTCATTGCCATATAGAAGG cctGGCAACTCTTCACAGACAATGAAggttacaaaaata tctaGGTGTAGGAAACCAGGATGCCCGAGTAGTTTGCAT cGTGCACCCCAAACTGATTGCCCGGAAGGTCCAAATCAGACAACAAGA acctCTTCTGGAAGTTTCTTgccaaatttttcaaactaCATGACG TCTGAACAAAATTCAGAAATGTGTCCATGTCCC ccTCCACAATGTGAATCCATGCCAAGAGGTCCACGTGGCGTCAGC cCTCTACAAAGTGCCTTTACATCAAGGAATCCAAAGCAT tCTTCGCCAAGAAGTGCAGTTATGCCAAGTTATCCGAATGTA aCTCAACAATGTCCAGCAATGCCAAGGCATCCAAATGCTGTTAAT tttcaaCAGAGCTCAGCAATGCTAAGGGGTCCCTATAAT TCTGTACCAGGAGGTTCAGTCGGGATGACAAGGCGTCCAAATGCTGCAAGC TCTCAACAAAATTCAGCAATGCCTAGGTGTCCAAATGCTGTGAGT ACTGAAGATAATGACTTTTTACCAAGATGTCCAGGTTGTATGGGc TCTCCACAAAGTGAAGATTCATCAGATTACCCCAATAATATAAAC GCTACATCAAGAAGTAGAACTTTACCAGTATGTCCAAATACACActtg gCTGCCCCAGGATATCCAGGTGCATCAAGATATCCAGGTGTTGCGAAT ACTTCTATAAGTACAACTATGCCT CTTTCGTCGAGAAATGCAGTCCCACAAAGATGTCCAGGTGATGAGAGT gcTACTCAAGGTATACCCAGATCTAGATGCAAAATTCCT GCTTGTCCAAGAAATCTGGTTGCAATGACATGTCCAGGTGCTGTGAAT aCTTCTATAAATACAACTATGCAT CTTCCATCGGGAAATGCAGACCCTCAAATATATCCAGGTGATGAGAGT acTAATCAACGTATACCTAGATCTAGATGCAAAATGCCT gCTTGTCCAAGAAATGCGGTTGCAATGACATGTCCAGGTGCTGTGAGT gttCCACAAAGTGAAGTTATGCCAAGTCATTCGAACCAT gTACCAACTGGTTCTGTTGCACCAAAGTGTCACATTTCTGCATGT ccGAAAAATGTTGCTTCCCAAAGGGGACCAAATCAA CCTGTGCTTAgtaatgcaattttaaatact GTGCCAATGGATTCTGTAATGCCAAAGTGTCACATTCCTGCATGT ccGAAAAATGTTGCTACCCAAAGGGGACCAAATCAA CCTGTGTCTAATGatggaattttaaatact GTGCCAATGGATTCTGTAACGCCAAAGTGCCACATTCCTGCATgt CCGAAAAATATTGCTACCCAAAGGGGACCAAATCCA cctGTGCCtagtaatgtaattttaaatact gtgCCAATGGATTCTGTAACGCCAAAGTGCCACATTCCTGCATGT CCGAAAAATGTTGCTACCCAAAGGGGACCAAATCAA GTGCCAATGGATTCTGTAACGCCAAAGTGCCACATTCCTGCATGT CCGAAAAATGTTGCTACCCAAAGGGGACCAAATCAA CCTGTGCCTaataatggaattttaaatact GTGCCAATGGATTCTGTAATGCCAAAATGTCACATTCCTACATGT CCGAAAAATATTGCTACCCAAAGGGGACCAAATCAA CCTATGcctagtaatttaattttaaacact GTGCCAATGGATTCTGTAACGCCAAGGTGTCACATTCCTGCATGT CCGAAAAATATTGCTACCCAAAGGGGACTAAATCAA GTGCCAATGGAGTCTGTAACGCCAAAGTGTCATATTCCTACATGT CCCAAAAATGTTACTACCCAAAGGGGACTAAATCAA atACCAATGGATTCCATTACGCCACAGTGTCACATTCCTAGATGT GCGAAAAGTGTTGCTACCCAAGGGATATCAAATCAA ATGCCTATGGATTCTAATACGCCACAGTTTCACATACCTACATGT ccGATAAATATTGCTACCCAAGGGGTATCAAATCAA ataccAATGGATTCTATTAGGCCACAGTGTCATATACCTACATGC ccGAAAAATGTTGCTACCCAAAAGGGACCAAATCAA ccTGGGCCAAATAATGCAGTTATAAATAAGTGTCCAAAATCTATGAAT ctTTTACCACTTCATCAAACGTCTGCAAAT gcGACACCTGAAAGTACAGTAAAATCAGAAGCTCCACTGGATGCAAGT tcaAAGTCAAATGTGCCATGGTGTGAGTGCCGCTTGCCAAATGACGCGGGT ACTATGACCGGAGTCGATTCAAAATGTCCATTCTACGATGAG ACTGGTGACagaaaacatgaaaattgG ataCCCTCAGCAGCAAAGAAATCTTGCTTGCGAAGAAACAAATCCTCCAACAAGAGGATATGTTTCGAACTGGAAGACACGATAATCAACAAAATCCAATACAAAAACGTCAAG TGTCTCTGTCCCGAAGAAATCGAAAGTCTGGTGATCCTCGAGGCCAAAGACTGCGACATCTTCTCACACATAGCCAACACCTACCTACCCCTTAATCCCGGTAACTTTGCTGCAAAAAAGAAACTGCAAGAACTCCGCCTACAAAATCTGCACACGTTTTATCAAAGCATGTTCACCTCTTTGCCGGCACCGTCGGCGGACGCGGTGCAGCACGAGCAAAGCCCGGAGGTTTTGGCCAACTTCATGCATCTGCTGGAGCAGCAAATCGACCCGGTTCTACCCCCTCAAGTCCAGTTCAATCATTTGTTTGATAGTAGTAACAGTTCTGGAATTGGGGGTGGGGGTGATTCGATTTATTTGAG TTCTGTAGCTGACGGTCATTACCAAGATGTTGTTGTGCCTTTGGACGGGCCAACCAATCCCAAGATCGGTCTCTTTACAAAAGAGTTTAGGGATGTGAGCATTAGGTTCAAAAATTTAGGTGAAGGTGATGCACCCTCAGATGACATATTCGACTCTATTAAATGGAACGACTTTGATATCG AAAAACTAAACAAGACGTTCGCCGACGATACGTTTACAAACGACGACTTTTACACAGCTAGAAATCTGGGAGCTGAACCAATCAAGATGCTAGATGTGGCCGACCAACCGGAAGAACTAAAAAAGGATATGCAGAGTGGAATTCAGTACTTCGTCGAAGCATGCACCCCTCAGTATATATCCAGAGTTCAACTTAGGGGACATAACCCACCCACATGGTTTCCCG GATTTTATTTCTCGTGTACCGATACGAAAGAACCCATTGAAGTTTTGAGGAGTCCTAGTCAAGCGTTCCTAAGAGCGTGGAGCGTTTCGGACCCCAGATGCTTCGACGAGTGCTCTGTTATAACCTTGTAG
- the LOC109600064 gene encoding titin isoform X25 → MYPFSGFMSSNSPQASNYFSRPSAQNQRSRSTAPCPGCRTQLPSPLEASNCHSDELTCQNSQSPASDSDFTELFMDCDCSCPTDSSYAAETSQTSVTSKCYSDNSLPYRRPGNSSQTMKVTKISRCRKPGCPSSLHRAPQTDCPEGPNQTTRTSSGSFLPNFSNYMTSEQNSEMCPCPPPQCESMPRGPRGVSPLQSAFTSRNPKHSSPRSAVMPSYPNVTQQCPAMPRHPNAVNFQQSSAMLRGPYNSVPGGSVGMTRRPNAASSQQNSAMPRCPNAVSTEDNDFLPRCPGCMGSPQSEDSSDYPNNINATSRSRTLPVCPNTHLAAPGYPGASRYPGVANTSISTTMPLSSRNAVPQRCPGDESATQGIPRSRCKIPACPRNLVAMTCPGAVNTSINTTMHLPSGNADPQIYPGDESTNQRIPRSRCKMPACPRNAVAMTCPGAVSVPQSEVMPSHSNHVPTGSVAPKCHISACPKNVASQRGPNQPVLSNAILNTVPMDSVMPKCHIPACPKNVATQRGPNQVPMDSVTPKCHIPACPKNVATQRGPNQPVPNNGILNTVPMDSVTPKCHIPACPKNVATQRGPNQPVPNNGILNTVPMDSVMPKCHIPTCPKNIATQRGPNQPMPSNLILNTVPMDSVTPRCHIPACPKNIATQRGLNQVPMESVTPKCHIPTCPKNVTTQRGLNQIPMDSITPQCHIPRCAKSVATQGISNQMPMDSNTPQFHIPTCPINIATQGVSNQIPMDSIRPQCHIPTCPKNVATQKGPNQPGPNNAVINKCPKSMNLLPLHQTSANATPESTVKSEAPLDASSKSNVPWCECRLPNDAGTMTGVDSKCPFYDETGDRKHENWIPSAAKKSCLRRNKSSNKRICFELEDTIINKIQYKNVKCLCPEEIESLVILEAKDCDIFSHIANTYLPLNPGNFAAKKKLQELRLQNLHTFYQSMFTSLPAPSADAVQHEQSPEVLANFMHLLEQQIDPVLPPQVQFNHLFDSSNSSGIGGGGDSIYLSSVADGHYQDVVVPLDGPTNPKIGLFTKEFRDVSIRFKNLGEGDAPSDDIFDSIKWNDFDIEKLNKTFADDTFTNDDFYTARNLGAEPIKMLDVADQPEELKKDMQSGIQYFVEACTPQYISRVQLRGHNPPTWFPGFYFSCTDTKEPIEVLRSPSQAFLRAWSVSDPRCFDECSVITL, encoded by the exons ATGTATCCTTTCAGTGGG TTTATGTCATCCAATTCACCACAAGCCAGCAAC TATTTCTCAAGACCATCCGCACAAAATCAAAGAAGTCGTTCGACTGCGCCATGTCCTGGTTGCAGAACG CAGTTACCGTCGCCATTAGAAGCATCAAATTGTCATTCAGATGAG ttaacTTGTCAGAACTCTCAAAGTCCA GCCTCTGATTCTGACTTCACTGAATtg tttatGGATTGTGATTGTTCGTGTCCAACTGATTCATCTTATGCTGcagaa ACTTCCCAAACTTCCGTGACCAGTAAATGTTACTCT GATAATTCATTGCCATATAGAAGG cctGGCAACTCTTCACAGACAATGAAggttacaaaaata tctaGGTGTAGGAAACCAGGATGCCCGAGTAGTTTGCAT cGTGCACCCCAAACTGATTGCCCGGAAGGTCCAAATCAGACAACAAGA acctCTTCTGGAAGTTTCTTgccaaatttttcaaactaCATGACG TCTGAACAAAATTCAGAAATGTGTCCATGTCCC ccTCCACAATGTGAATCCATGCCAAGAGGTCCACGTGGCGTCAGC cCTCTACAAAGTGCCTTTACATCAAGGAATCCAAAGCAT tCTTCGCCAAGAAGTGCAGTTATGCCAAGTTATCCGAATGTA aCTCAACAATGTCCAGCAATGCCAAGGCATCCAAATGCTGTTAAT tttcaaCAGAGCTCAGCAATGCTAAGGGGTCCCTATAAT TCTGTACCAGGAGGTTCAGTCGGGATGACAAGGCGTCCAAATGCTGCAAGC TCTCAACAAAATTCAGCAATGCCTAGGTGTCCAAATGCTGTGAGT ACTGAAGATAATGACTTTTTACCAAGATGTCCAGGTTGTATGGGc TCTCCACAAAGTGAAGATTCATCAGATTACCCCAATAATATAAAC GCTACATCAAGAAGTAGAACTTTACCAGTATGTCCAAATACACActtg gCTGCCCCAGGATATCCAGGTGCATCAAGATATCCAGGTGTTGCGAAT ACTTCTATAAGTACAACTATGCCT CTTTCGTCGAGAAATGCAGTCCCACAAAGATGTCCAGGTGATGAGAGT gcTACTCAAGGTATACCCAGATCTAGATGCAAAATTCCT GCTTGTCCAAGAAATCTGGTTGCAATGACATGTCCAGGTGCTGTGAAT aCTTCTATAAATACAACTATGCAT CTTCCATCGGGAAATGCAGACCCTCAAATATATCCAGGTGATGAGAGT acTAATCAACGTATACCTAGATCTAGATGCAAAATGCCT gCTTGTCCAAGAAATGCGGTTGCAATGACATGTCCAGGTGCTGTGAGT gttCCACAAAGTGAAGTTATGCCAAGTCATTCGAACCAT gTACCAACTGGTTCTGTTGCACCAAAGTGTCACATTTCTGCATGT ccGAAAAATGTTGCTTCCCAAAGGGGACCAAATCAA CCTGTGCTTAgtaatgcaattttaaatact GTGCCAATGGATTCTGTAATGCCAAAGTGTCACATTCCTGCATGT ccGAAAAATGTTGCTACCCAAAGGGGACCAAATCAA gtgCCAATGGATTCTGTAACGCCAAAGTGCCACATTCCTGCATGT CCGAAAAATGTTGCTACCCAAAGGGGACCAAATCAA CCTGTGCCTaataatggaattttaaatact GTGCCAATGGATTCTGTAACGCCAAAGTGCCACATTCCTGCATGT CCGAAAAATGTTGCTACCCAAAGGGGACCAAATCAA CCTGTGCCTaataatggaattttaaatact GTGCCAATGGATTCTGTAATGCCAAAATGTCACATTCCTACATGT CCGAAAAATATTGCTACCCAAAGGGGACCAAATCAA CCTATGcctagtaatttaattttaaacact GTGCCAATGGATTCTGTAACGCCAAGGTGTCACATTCCTGCATGT CCGAAAAATATTGCTACCCAAAGGGGACTAAATCAA GTGCCAATGGAGTCTGTAACGCCAAAGTGTCATATTCCTACATGT CCCAAAAATGTTACTACCCAAAGGGGACTAAATCAA atACCAATGGATTCCATTACGCCACAGTGTCACATTCCTAGATGT GCGAAAAGTGTTGCTACCCAAGGGATATCAAATCAA ATGCCTATGGATTCTAATACGCCACAGTTTCACATACCTACATGT ccGATAAATATTGCTACCCAAGGGGTATCAAATCAA ataccAATGGATTCTATTAGGCCACAGTGTCATATACCTACATGC ccGAAAAATGTTGCTACCCAAAAGGGACCAAATCAA ccTGGGCCAAATAATGCAGTTATAAATAAGTGTCCAAAATCTATGAAT ctTTTACCACTTCATCAAACGTCTGCAAAT gcGACACCTGAAAGTACAGTAAAATCAGAAGCTCCACTGGATGCAAGT tcaAAGTCAAATGTGCCATGGTGTGAGTGCCGCTTGCCAAATGACGCGGGT ACTATGACCGGAGTCGATTCAAAATGTCCATTCTACGATGAG ACTGGTGACagaaaacatgaaaattgG ataCCCTCAGCAGCAAAGAAATCTTGCTTGCGAAGAAACAAATCCTCCAACAAGAGGATATGTTTCGAACTGGAAGACACGATAATCAACAAAATCCAATACAAAAACGTCAAG TGTCTCTGTCCCGAAGAAATCGAAAGTCTGGTGATCCTCGAGGCCAAAGACTGCGACATCTTCTCACACATAGCCAACACCTACCTACCCCTTAATCCCGGTAACTTTGCTGCAAAAAAGAAACTGCAAGAACTCCGCCTACAAAATCTGCACACGTTTTATCAAAGCATGTTCACCTCTTTGCCGGCACCGTCGGCGGACGCGGTGCAGCACGAGCAAAGCCCGGAGGTTTTGGCCAACTTCATGCATCTGCTGGAGCAGCAAATCGACCCGGTTCTACCCCCTCAAGTCCAGTTCAATCATTTGTTTGATAGTAGTAACAGTTCTGGAATTGGGGGTGGGGGTGATTCGATTTATTTGAG TTCTGTAGCTGACGGTCATTACCAAGATGTTGTTGTGCCTTTGGACGGGCCAACCAATCCCAAGATCGGTCTCTTTACAAAAGAGTTTAGGGATGTGAGCATTAGGTTCAAAAATTTAGGTGAAGGTGATGCACCCTCAGATGACATATTCGACTCTATTAAATGGAACGACTTTGATATCG AAAAACTAAACAAGACGTTCGCCGACGATACGTTTACAAACGACGACTTTTACACAGCTAGAAATCTGGGAGCTGAACCAATCAAGATGCTAGATGTGGCCGACCAACCGGAAGAACTAAAAAAGGATATGCAGAGTGGAATTCAGTACTTCGTCGAAGCATGCACCCCTCAGTATATATCCAGAGTTCAACTTAGGGGACATAACCCACCCACATGGTTTCCCG GATTTTATTTCTCGTGTACCGATACGAAAGAACCCATTGAAGTTTTGAGGAGTCCTAGTCAAGCGTTCCTAAGAGCGTGGAGCGTTTCGGACCCCAGATGCTTCGACGAGTGCTCTGTTATAACCTTGTAG
- the LOC109600064 gene encoding uncharacterized protein LOC109600064 isoform X43 gives MYPFSGFMSSNSPQASNYFSRPSAQNQRSRSTAPCPGCRTQLPSPLEASNCHSDELTCQNSQSPASDSDFTELFMDCDCSCPTDSSYAAETSQTSVTSKCYSDNSLPYRRPGNSSQTMKVTKISRCRKPGCPSSLHRAPQTDCPEGPNQTTRTSSGSFLPNFSNYMTSEQNSEMCPCPPPQCESMPRGPRGVSPLQSAFTSRNPKHSSPRSAVMPSYPNVTQQCPAMPRHPNAVNFQQSSAMLRGPYNSVPGGSVGMTRRPNAASSQQNSAMPRCPNAVSTEDNDFLPRCPGCMGSPQSEDSSDYPNNINATSRSRTLPVCPNTHLAAPGYPGASRYPGVANTSISTTMPLSSRNAVPQRCPGDESATQGIPRSRCKIPACPRNLVAMTCPGAVNTSINTTMHLPSGNADPQIYPGDESTNQRIPRSRCKMPACPRNAVAMTCPGAVSVPQSEVMPSHSNHVPTGSVAPKCHISACPKNVASQRGPNQPVLSNAILNTVPMDSVMPKCHIPACPKNIATQRGPNPPVPSNVILNTVPMDSVTPKCHIPACPKNVATQRGPNQPVPNNGILNTVPMDSVMPKCHIPTCPKNIATQRGPNQPMPSNLILNTVPMDSVTPRCHIPACPKNIATQRGLNQVPMESVTPKCHIPTCPKNVTTQRGLNQIPMDSITPQCHIPRCAKSVATQGISNQMPMDSNTPQFHIPTCPINIATQGVSNQIPMDSIRPQCHIPTCPKNVATQKGPNQPGPNNAVINKCPKSMNLLPLHQTSANATPESTVKSEAPLDASSKSNVPWCECRLPNDAGTMTGVDSKCPFYDETGDRKHENWIPSAAKKSCLRRNKSSNKRICFELEDTIINKIQYKNVKCLCPEEIESLVILEAKDCDIFSHIANTYLPLNPGNFAAKKKLQELRLQNLHTFYQSMFTSLPAPSADAVQHEQSPEVLANFMHLLEQQIDPVLPPQVQFNHLFDSSNSSGIGGGGDSIYLSSVADGHYQDVVVPLDGPTNPKIGLFTKEFRDVSIRFKNLGEGDAPSDDIFDSIKWNDFDIEKLNKTFADDTFTNDDFYTARNLGAEPIKMLDVADQPEELKKDMQSGIQYFVEACTPQYISRVQLRGHNPPTWFPGFYFSCTDTKEPIEVLRSPSQAFLRAWSVSDPRCFDECSVITL, from the exons ATGTATCCTTTCAGTGGG TTTATGTCATCCAATTCACCACAAGCCAGCAAC TATTTCTCAAGACCATCCGCACAAAATCAAAGAAGTCGTTCGACTGCGCCATGTCCTGGTTGCAGAACG CAGTTACCGTCGCCATTAGAAGCATCAAATTGTCATTCAGATGAG ttaacTTGTCAGAACTCTCAAAGTCCA GCCTCTGATTCTGACTTCACTGAATtg tttatGGATTGTGATTGTTCGTGTCCAACTGATTCATCTTATGCTGcagaa ACTTCCCAAACTTCCGTGACCAGTAAATGTTACTCT GATAATTCATTGCCATATAGAAGG cctGGCAACTCTTCACAGACAATGAAggttacaaaaata tctaGGTGTAGGAAACCAGGATGCCCGAGTAGTTTGCAT cGTGCACCCCAAACTGATTGCCCGGAAGGTCCAAATCAGACAACAAGA acctCTTCTGGAAGTTTCTTgccaaatttttcaaactaCATGACG TCTGAACAAAATTCAGAAATGTGTCCATGTCCC ccTCCACAATGTGAATCCATGCCAAGAGGTCCACGTGGCGTCAGC cCTCTACAAAGTGCCTTTACATCAAGGAATCCAAAGCAT tCTTCGCCAAGAAGTGCAGTTATGCCAAGTTATCCGAATGTA aCTCAACAATGTCCAGCAATGCCAAGGCATCCAAATGCTGTTAAT tttcaaCAGAGCTCAGCAATGCTAAGGGGTCCCTATAAT TCTGTACCAGGAGGTTCAGTCGGGATGACAAGGCGTCCAAATGCTGCAAGC TCTCAACAAAATTCAGCAATGCCTAGGTGTCCAAATGCTGTGAGT ACTGAAGATAATGACTTTTTACCAAGATGTCCAGGTTGTATGGGc TCTCCACAAAGTGAAGATTCATCAGATTACCCCAATAATATAAAC GCTACATCAAGAAGTAGAACTTTACCAGTATGTCCAAATACACActtg gCTGCCCCAGGATATCCAGGTGCATCAAGATATCCAGGTGTTGCGAAT ACTTCTATAAGTACAACTATGCCT CTTTCGTCGAGAAATGCAGTCCCACAAAGATGTCCAGGTGATGAGAGT gcTACTCAAGGTATACCCAGATCTAGATGCAAAATTCCT GCTTGTCCAAGAAATCTGGTTGCAATGACATGTCCAGGTGCTGTGAAT aCTTCTATAAATACAACTATGCAT CTTCCATCGGGAAATGCAGACCCTCAAATATATCCAGGTGATGAGAGT acTAATCAACGTATACCTAGATCTAGATGCAAAATGCCT gCTTGTCCAAGAAATGCGGTTGCAATGACATGTCCAGGTGCTGTGAGT gttCCACAAAGTGAAGTTATGCCAAGTCATTCGAACCAT gTACCAACTGGTTCTGTTGCACCAAAGTGTCACATTTCTGCATGT ccGAAAAATGTTGCTTCCCAAAGGGGACCAAATCAA CCTGTGCTTAgtaatgcaattttaaatact GTGCCAATGGATTCTGTAATGCCAAAGTGTCACATTCCTGCATGT CCGAAAAATATTGCTACCCAAAGGGGACCAAATCCA cctGTGCCtagtaatgtaattttaaatact GTGCCAATGGATTCTGTAACGCCAAAGTGCCACATTCCTGCATGT CCGAAAAATGTTGCTACCCAAAGGGGACCAAATCAA CCTGTGCCTaataatggaattttaaatact GTGCCAATGGATTCTGTAATGCCAAAATGTCACATTCCTACATGT CCGAAAAATATTGCTACCCAAAGGGGACCAAATCAA CCTATGcctagtaatttaattttaaacact GTGCCAATGGATTCTGTAACGCCAAGGTGTCACATTCCTGCATGT CCGAAAAATATTGCTACCCAAAGGGGACTAAATCAA GTGCCAATGGAGTCTGTAACGCCAAAGTGTCATATTCCTACATGT CCCAAAAATGTTACTACCCAAAGGGGACTAAATCAA atACCAATGGATTCCATTACGCCACAGTGTCACATTCCTAGATGT GCGAAAAGTGTTGCTACCCAAGGGATATCAAATCAA ATGCCTATGGATTCTAATACGCCACAGTTTCACATACCTACATGT ccGATAAATATTGCTACCCAAGGGGTATCAAATCAA ataccAATGGATTCTATTAGGCCACAGTGTCATATACCTACATGC ccGAAAAATGTTGCTACCCAAAAGGGACCAAATCAA ccTGGGCCAAATAATGCAGTTATAAATAAGTGTCCAAAATCTATGAAT ctTTTACCACTTCATCAAACGTCTGCAAAT gcGACACCTGAAAGTACAGTAAAATCAGAAGCTCCACTGGATGCAAGT tcaAAGTCAAATGTGCCATGGTGTGAGTGCCGCTTGCCAAATGACGCGGGT ACTATGACCGGAGTCGATTCAAAATGTCCATTCTACGATGAG ACTGGTGACagaaaacatgaaaattgG ataCCCTCAGCAGCAAAGAAATCTTGCTTGCGAAGAAACAAATCCTCCAACAAGAGGATATGTTTCGAACTGGAAGACACGATAATCAACAAAATCCAATACAAAAACGTCAAG TGTCTCTGTCCCGAAGAAATCGAAAGTCTGGTGATCCTCGAGGCCAAAGACTGCGACATCTTCTCACACATAGCCAACACCTACCTACCCCTTAATCCCGGTAACTTTGCTGCAAAAAAGAAACTGCAAGAACTCCGCCTACAAAATCTGCACACGTTTTATCAAAGCATGTTCACCTCTTTGCCGGCACCGTCGGCGGACGCGGTGCAGCACGAGCAAAGCCCGGAGGTTTTGGCCAACTTCATGCATCTGCTGGAGCAGCAAATCGACCCGGTTCTACCCCCTCAAGTCCAGTTCAATCATTTGTTTGATAGTAGTAACAGTTCTGGAATTGGGGGTGGGGGTGATTCGATTTATTTGAG TTCTGTAGCTGACGGTCATTACCAAGATGTTGTTGTGCCTTTGGACGGGCCAACCAATCCCAAGATCGGTCTCTTTACAAAAGAGTTTAGGGATGTGAGCATTAGGTTCAAAAATTTAGGTGAAGGTGATGCACCCTCAGATGACATATTCGACTCTATTAAATGGAACGACTTTGATATCG AAAAACTAAACAAGACGTTCGCCGACGATACGTTTACAAACGACGACTTTTACACAGCTAGAAATCTGGGAGCTGAACCAATCAAGATGCTAGATGTGGCCGACCAACCGGAAGAACTAAAAAAGGATATGCAGAGTGGAATTCAGTACTTCGTCGAAGCATGCACCCCTCAGTATATATCCAGAGTTCAACTTAGGGGACATAACCCACCCACATGGTTTCCCG GATTTTATTTCTCGTGTACCGATACGAAAGAACCCATTGAAGTTTTGAGGAGTCCTAGTCAAGCGTTCCTAAGAGCGTGGAGCGTTTCGGACCCCAGATGCTTCGACGAGTGCTCTGTTATAACCTTGTAG